In Carassius auratus strain Wakin chromosome 12, ASM336829v1, whole genome shotgun sequence, the sequence TGTAAATCACCATCAGCTGCTGTACTCTTTTATTGTTTGGCATCAGCACAACTGCCAGTGATTTTTTTCAGCAGCACGTCAGTGTGGTAGAGAAGGCTAATTGTTTCATACACAATGTGAAGCGTGTCAGCGAGCGCCGCCCACCGTCCCACAGACAGACGACACAATCCCGCCATTCTTCTGACTCTCGGCCCCCGCTGTGTCGTCGCTTGTACcgaccattgttttttttgtccaGCTCCTGCGTATGCGCGCACAACCTCTTGTCTATTCCTAAATTCACGGCTTGTGTTGCTGCGGTGCAGAAATCATTGTTGCAGGATTGCAGGTCGTGACCTTATGGCTTTGCATTTTTGCCATTGTATGACTGGCCTCTGGAGGTGATCGTGTGCCATTAGTCCTGTATGCTGCACATACATCAtgaacactactgttcaaagatttggggtctaatttaaaaaaagaaaaaaaaatgcttttctgcaTCAAGTATGCaataagttgatcaaaagtgccaggaaagacatttacaatattacaacTGATTAATATCTGTCCtttttattcatctgtgaatcctaaaaagtaaaatgtatcacagtttccacaaaaaaatattgataataatcagaaatgtttgttgagcagcaaatcagcatattagaatgattataattgttttgaagaatcatgtgacactgaagactggaggaatgatgctgaaaatacagcgctgcattacagaaataaattacatttgactatatattcacatagaaaactgttattttaaactgcaataatatttcaaaattgctACCATATTTTTGATCAATGAATGCAGccctgctgagaaaaaaaaaaatattataaagataTATGTTCAATGAAAAAGTCAAAATACtgacaaatatatttatgtataatagcTAAATCCCCAGCTCTCTCAGTAGACAGAAGCAGGTTCAAACCAGAGAAGAAATGAATCATcagatgtatttttatgtattaatacagAATTATCTTCTCTTACCGACAGCGAGAAAGAAAGGTATTCATATTCAGCCTTGTGGATTTGACACAGCTAAAGTTTAGATTGTTAAATTCCTCCCTCGTCTTTTATTGAAAGTGCTCCTTTGAATCAGTGCGTCAGTCCGAAAGAAAAGGTCTCAGAACGGCTCAGTCCAAACATCCCAAACATCTCAGGAATGAGGCGGTCGAGTCTGATCCGCTCAGCATTCAAAACTCATGACTGCAGATTCATAACCAAacagagagaagaggaggaaaagaacaagaatatatatatatgtttttttatgctatatttaatataaagtgtattacatatttattaattaatatatatatatacaattttacttttaatgtatattttattatgtttatattttctgaaatatattgtaatttgtcGTCTTCTCTCAGCACGCTTGGAGAAGCTTGGGCTCAGCTGAAGAAAAGCCTGGCAGATGAAGCCGAAGTTCATCTCAAGTTCTCCTCCAAGGTGAGATGTTGCAACAGAAAGCTGCAGGACTGTATTTAGAGCCTGTAGGATTCATTCTGAGCCGATGTAAACGCACAGCTGGTCTGGAGGAATGTGCTCTGTGctgatgtcacacacacactgtcagtatTACTCTACATATGCACGGATATGCATTTCTGCAACACTGTCTCTGATGTGCTTTAGCTTCAGAGTGAAGTGGAAAAGCCTCTGCTGATATTCCGGGAAAACTTCAAGAAGGACATGAAGAAGTTCGACCATCACATGGCGGATCTCAGGAAGCAGCTGGCCGGCCGAAACGCCGCCGTGGAGAAGGTACTGCCTGCAATGATTCATCTCATGTGTCATGAATACGTGGCCATATTTAAGTCTTCATATTTAGCATCTTCTAAAGTTACAGGGATTTTTCTCATGCATTATTAAAGGTCCAGCATATTTGCTGAAGAACTGGACAATTTTTCGTCTCTGGAGCCCACTGGGTTTCTATATATAATCTCATGTCCTTCAAACCAGTGACCTTCTCACAGAGCTTTTACTGATCTGGCAACAAAACAGTTTGCCGTCTTTTAAAGGGACAGCGCACTCGAAACAAACGGTCATTATTTACACATTCACACAGCAGACACGGCTGGTTCTCAAATGTTGTGTGATTAGTCACATCAATACCAAGTTAAAATATAAGCACACGTGCAAATATAGAAAAAAGACATGCGTGTGAGTAATTGACTGTTCGCAGCAAGCTTGCCCGACATCTACAGGGGAAAAAAGATCCACCGAACTGAAACTTTTTCAATGCAACTAAATGCAATTAAAACTAAACGGCCAATtggcagcatttttattttagattgaactgtccctttaagaaagagCATAATGTACAGAACAAGTCATTTTAATTATCTTCGTTTTAATATGCTTTTGttataaagtttttaattaataatcagAAAAGAAATTGAATTCCTTAATTGTTCAGTGAGAACTCTTGATACATTCAGCAGCATCTGGATCTCAACATGCAACAGCAGATGCATCTGAACACCCAAAACACATCATGCTCATCTCATCGTGTCTCTCATATTCTCATCTTCTTCATCAGGCACGGAAAGCGCTTGCAGATCGGCAGAAGGATCTGGAGTTAAAAACCCAGCAGCTGGAGATCAAACTGAGCAGTAAGATCGAGGAGGACATCAAGAAAGCGCGCAGGAAATCCACGCTCGCCGGTCAGTGCAGCTTCAGCATCCTATGCATCCATGGCTATACAGGCCTTAGACATGACACATGTGTGACATCCTCTGAGACCAATCCTGAGCAGTTAGCAAACACCAAAAGAGATGTGCAGAGTTAAAGATACTCCATAGACAGAGTCAATCCATCAAGATTATTCacacaaaatattacaaatgcaaAATTGCCATTATGATAACTGGATGTCTCCAAATTAAGCATGCAGTGTCATAATGCAGTAGTGAGATGAGAAGATTATCCTGAATTAATGGCTACCGATTCACATACTATTTTAGAAATAATAGGCAAAAGTATTTTATTGTGAACACAAACCTATTTTCTATGAGTTTAATAAACAGCAAACCTGGAGGAATGTTTGTGTTTGCTGACATCTAGTGTTTCATTATGGTTATTGAAAGTAGTATCCCATGATGGATTTGACTTTCCATAGAAATATAGACATTAACAGTCATGTTTCCTTATATAGTGTATTTTAATTAGAATAAACAGCAGAACATCCTTTGTTATCCTCTCATGAATCACAcacgtgtatattatattaatattgtatattatattaaataataactagGAGTTGATGAACAGAGAAAAGGTTGCAGAGCGTTGAAACATTTCAGAGTGATTGTATATATTTAAGCAGTTTTTCAGTAGTATGAgaatactgatataaatgcaaTACTCTTATTTTCAAATGTGGATTAGgacagcaaaaataaatgtaggctAACATCCATGTGgcagtaataaattataaaataaataaaatcagaaacaGATGGCATGGAGCTGAATCATAAGCCCATTTGTTCAGGTCTTCTGTTTCTCTTAATTCTGCACatctcataaaaaaatattcatcgGTTCAACAAAAAATCTGTGGAAACTCTGGAttgaaacaaaaaagtaataCACTTTACATTTAAAGTTTTCAAGTATCCTACATTGGCCTTACCAGGTGTAATAATAACAGTTGAGctggtgtgtgtctgtgcttcTGCTTCTGACAAACAGGGAACATTATTAGCCCATGCTCgagctactggggtgcctcagggctcagttcttggaccacttctattctctgtctacatggcatcattaggttctttcattcagaaacatagcttttcataccactgctatgctgatgacactcaactctacctctcattccatcctgatgatccagcgatagctgctcgcatctcagcttgtctaacagacatttcttgccggatgaaggaccatcaccttcaactcaaccttgctaagacagaactgcttgtgattccagcaaacccatcgttccatcacaatttcaccatcaagtttggcacttcaaccataactccttcaaaaacagccagaagccttggagttatgattgatgatcagctgactttctcaggcCACATTACTAAAACTGTCCAatcttgcagatttgctttattcaacatcaagaagatcaagccctttctttgggaacatgctgcacaactccttgttcaagctcttgttctgtccaggctggactatttgCAATGCTCTCTTGACAGGTTTTCCatccagttctatcaaacctttacaattaatgcaGAACGCGGCAAcaagataattttttaatgagccaaaaataatacacatCACACTTCTGTTTATCactttgcactggcttccaatagctgctcgcataaaattcaaggcattgatgttttcctacaaaactaccactggctctgcacccatttacctatatttgttacttcagacttatgtgcctctagaagcttgcgtactgcaagtgaacgtcgcttgattgtggcatcccaaagaagcacaaagtcactttcacAGACCTTGACATCAACTGTTCCCTCCTTGTGGAAtaacctgcccaactcaatctgagcagagtcctaagccatcttcaagaatttcCTTAAAACACATCTTTCCCACATCTCtgactctagcactctctattcttattctattctttaaaaaagaaaaaaaaacatgcacctattagacttgcactctatttactaacagcttgatttctttatttttaaaaagaaaacaagaaactaacactagcttctctaatctttttctttattatacaattaacaaaagcaaaaatgccTCTAACACTAGCTCGCTCTATTCTCTTcatattctatatttattttttatttattatatgatttaaaagcTATGTTTtctgcgtttaagctaactgagacttgttatagcacttatatatcattgctcttttgtagATTTTGAtcgcttccattgtcctcatttgtaagttgggtgaataaataaataaataaatttaattaaataaatgtatgcatttagtaaacgcttttatccaaagcgacttacagtgcattcaggctatcaatttttacctatcatgaatAAAACCAtttgttaaatgactaaatgtacatATCCATAGACACGATGATGTATGAGTCCCACATGTGTAACTTAGGCTCTGTATCTTCAGGTGATGATCTGATGCGATGTGTTGATCTCTACAATCAGTCCCAGTCCAAGTGGTTTGAGGAGATGGTGACCAGCAGTCTGGTGAGAGATTGACTGTGCTTTCACAGACACCAGTTCTTCAGATAATGCCACTTCTGACTGCTTTATACAGTCAAATGATAGCTTGCAATGATGAGTTttagtcttcttttttttcaatggatCTTGGAATTTAGTAACACTAGTTAGCTACTGTCAGTTAACTTTgaacttacaaaaataaaaataatttgatttgatttgaaataaagcttCACATTTAGGTTTTCCCACGTAACACCCCTATACCAAtgcgtgcacgcacacacacacacccttttgtaattcactttggataaaagcatctgcttaatgctTAAATGTACATGTAGGATTTAAATTTTCACTTGTCATTTTTATCATAAATTTTTTTTGGACAAATTCAATTGATTTGTAAGCTgctgatgataatgataataacataGTGATTcttgttatttaataaaactaattttgcAAACAACAAACTGAAAAAAGATGAATACATTGCTTTTCTTTATGTAGAAATCAATAAATTGCTTATTGAATTAACTAATGTAAAGTAAAGTGCTATCATTTGTATAAGAAATGAGAATTTGTGTGATGTAGGACACAGTACAAAATGGAGAAATTCTGGGAAGCTTGATGTTTCAACACTGCTAAGAGATGCAAGGAAACTATGatttaaagacaaaaacattttcttttataaacAAACTCTATACGTCTGGTTCCTGGCAGGAGCTTGAGCGTCTGGAGGTGGAGCGTGTGGAGATGATCAGACAGCATCTGTGTCAGTACACAACGCTACGACACGAGACGGACATGTTCAACCAAAGCGTGAGTTAAACACTCTCTCACTCATACAGCACAGTCTGATTCAGATCAAGAGTCATGATGACCTAATGTTTCATCTCCAGACCATTGAGCCGGTGGACAAACTCCTGCGGAGCGTGGACCCCGCCAGAGACCGAGAGCTGTGGGTCAAAGAACACAAGACGGGCGAGCTGAGACCGGTGGACATGGACATCTGAGACCATCAGACTCGCAGCTCTAGAGACGCTAAAACACAACGCAACACTGGCTGAAGAGAAAGTGCTCCATCTCTCAAAAACCCTTCTGAGGCTCTAAACCAGGAGAACGATCATGAGAAGTTAGAGAGAGAACCGAGGTACCATAACCTTCCCACAAATCTGACTGAAAGAGCTCTCGAGGTGTGGCAGAGACTGTGTGAACATCTGCAGGATTTCACTCGGGAGAACTGACGTGCTTGTCAGTATCTTCTAATGCGATCGTGACATTAGGATTCAGCATTGATCGATCCGAGTTCATGTATGTGAAATAGTATTAATATATACTGTAACTGCTGCTGCAACTATTACAGCTGATTTCAGTTCTGTGACTATTCAAAGCTCTCGCTTGCCTTAAAGCAACAGTACactcaaaaatgttaattctgtcgtcatttacttCACTTTCATGTGGTTCCAAACATGTTCGACTTTCTTCTGTCTGTTgttgagcacaaaataagatattttgaaggatgttggTAACAAAACAGACGGTAGccattgaaaaaaaatgaaacaaaaatagttGACAGAAGCCATTAACTCTGGAAcgaaacagttgacggtagccattgacttccaagtAAGGGGGGTAAAATCTGGAactaaacagttgatggtagccattgacttccaagtAAGGGGGGTAAAATCTGGAactaaacagttgacggtagccattgacttccaagtAAGGGGGGTAAAATCTGGAactaaacagttgacggtagccattgacttccaagtAAGGGGGGTAAAATCTGGAactaaacagttgacggtagccattgacttccaagtAAGGGGGGTAAAATCTGGTactaaacagttgacggtagccatagACTTCCAAGTAAGGGGGGTAAAATCTGGAactaaacagttgacggtagccattgacttccaagtatggggaaaaaaatctggaactaaacagttgatggtacccattgacttccaagcatggggaaaaaaatctggaactaaacagttgacggtagccattgacttccaagtAAGGGGGGTAAAATCTGGAactaaacagttgacggtagccatcgACTTCCAAGTAAGGGGGGTAAAATCTGGAactaaacagttgacggtagccattgacttccaagtAAGGGGGGTAAAATCTGGTactaaacagttgacggtagccatagACTTCCAAGTAAGGGGGGTAAAATCTGGAACTAAAcggttgacggtagccattgacttccaagtatggggaaaaaaatctggAACTAAACAGTTGATGGTACACATTGACTTCCAAgcatggggaaaaaaatctggaactaaacagttgacggtagccattgacttccaagtAAGGGGGGTAAAATCTGGAactaaacagttgacggtagccatcgACTTCCAAGTAAGGGGGGTAAAATCTGGAactaaacagttgacggtagccattgacttccaagtAAGGGGGGTAAAATCTGGTactaaacagttgacggtagccatagACTTCCAAGTAAGGGGGGTAAAATCTGGAactaaacagttgacggtagccattgacttccaagtatggggaaaaaaatctggaactaaacagttgacggtagccattgacttccaagtAAGGGGGGTAAAATCTGGAactaaacagttgacggtagccattgacttccaagtAAGGGGGGTAAAATCTGGAactaaacagttgacggtagccattgacttccaagtAAGGGGGGTAAAATCTGGTactaaacagttgacggtagccatagACTTCCAAGTAAGGGGGGTAAAATCTGGAactaaacagttgacggtagccattgacttccaagtatggggaaaaaaatctggaactaaacagttgatggtacccattgacttccaagcatggggaaaaaaatctggaactaaacagttgacggtagccattgacttccaagtAAGGGGGGTAAAATCTGGAactaaacagttgacggtagccatcgACTTCCAAGTAAGGGGGGTAAAATCTGGAactaaacagttgacggtagccattgacttccaagtAAGGGGGGTAAAATCTGGTactaaacagttgacggtagccatagACTTCCAAGTAAGGGGGGTAAAATCTGGAACTAAAcggttgacggtagccattgacttccaagtatggggaaaaaaatctggAACTAAACAGTTGATGGTACACATTGACTTCCAAgcatggggaaaaaaatctggaactaaacagttgacggtagccattgacttccaagtAAGGGGGGTAAAATCTGGAactaaacagttgacggtagccatcgACTTCCAAGTAAGGGGGGTAAAATCTGGAactaaacagttgacggtagccattgacttccaagtAAGGGGGGTAAAATCTGGTactaaacagttgacggtagccatagACTTCCAAGTAAGGGGGGTAAAATCTGGAactaaacagttgacggtagccattgacttgcaagtatggggaaaaaaatctggaactaaacagttgatggtacccattgacttccaagcatggggaaaaaaatctggaactaaacagttgatggtagccattgacttccaagtATGTGGGGTAAAATCTGGAactaaacagttgacggtagccattgacttccaagtATGTGGGGTAAAATCTGGAACTAaatagttgacggtagccattgacttccaagtatgggggaaaaaatttaactaaacagttgacggtagccattgacttccatagtatggaacaAAATATGAAACTGAACAGTTTCAGTTTCGTTCCATATTTTTAGATACATATTTAGTTTCATACCGGGAACTGTTTTTATCTTCAACAGAAGAAAGGAACTCTTCTTCTTTGGAAAAGCTTGAGTgttaaaatgatgacagaattttaggctttgggtgaactgtccctttaaagtcGACATGAACCCATTTCTTTTTGAGGGAAATCAGGATATTCAATGAGAAAAGGAAATGCAAATGTCAggaattttaaaaaagaaatgggaGTTACTTACCAAAATGAACACCGAAAGGAAATTTGATTCAGGTGGAGAAGCTCAATACATTCTGAAAATATTGCACATTTGTCCTTTGGAATATCATGTATGAATTATGTAAAACCAGAAACATGGATCAGCAAGTAAAGAGAGTAAGTGTTGATTTCAGCTTACGCAGGATATTATACAACTCAATGCAAATCCATAAACATACCAGATCTGGTATTACATTGTAAATGAATACAACTGCTCACAGTCTCACACTGCTGTCATGGACTCAGGGCTTACATCACTTCATACTCAATTAAGAAATGAACACAAACACGTGTGtaagatgttttattttcttgtcttttgATCAAATTCAATACATTGTTTCCCCAAACCATTTACTCTATAGTGAGAGAGCtacaaataatatatgtaaattattctgcacaatgcttatttttttatatgaaatcaaTTAACACTTTTGCTAAAAGATCATCAAGATGTTTAAActggatttgattgtttgttttctgacagtaCCAGCTTATGCATTTAACGCATCTGCATTACTGATGTGCAAATAATTCATTCTCTTCCTGTTATACAACGATGTAAATGAAGAATAACTGCTGAATATCATCCATTTATTATGTTTTctgtaatataaattacattaaatgtaatgtttaactAAATAGGATTCATTTGTTTGCACTATTTATGTAGCtttcatcaataaatacaaaattaatgcaAACATGACACTACTGAGCAAGGGAATATTATATATGGAATGAATGTCCATTCAATGCATTTCTAATTTTTTCAGAATACTGAATCATGATTTCATTTCAGAGTGAATGTGTACTTCATAACAGATACGTATTTGTCCTATTGACTATGTATTACTAATGCTGTCCTCCTTTAAAAGGAATATGTCAGAAATGTGCTCACCTCTAGGCCAttcgagatgtagatgagtttgtttcttcatcagatttggagaaatgtagcagtggatcacttgctcaccaatggatccactgcagtgaatgggtgccatcagaatgagagtccaaacaactgattaaAACATTGTAACACAGTAATCCAGACAACTCCAGTCCACCAGTTAAAAAAGTTGTCTGATCTGAACCAATTATGTGGGTGGAATTTGATGTGAGGGACAACAGAAGATTTTcattggaggaagcattattatgtattatgggcttaaaatttatttaaaaacatcttgatagatttttttcttacaaatacaAAGCTTTTATAaggattttatcagctgtttggactcttattctgacggcacccattcactgcagaggatccattggtgaaaagtgatgcaatgctacatttatccaaatcAGATGCATGGCCTGAAtgcattcatttttgggtgaactattccaaaaaaaaaaaaaaaatgaatacgaAATAAACTTAATTACAGTACAAAATGAAAGTCATGCTGATGATAGCCAAATATAATACTGAACATAGATATTTGTTGTAATCCAAAGATTTATATGTGTACAGTTATTTTTTTGAGACAAAAATTATGATtgcagaagacaaaaaaaaaaaaactcttgattCTAATCGATCATGAGTTTCTTGATTGAATTCAAGTATGTGGGAATGAGAGAGCTGATGGACTCGTCCTCATCAGTGACCTTCTCACCTCTGCCCTCTGACCCCACAGAGCTGGGCGACCTCACCAGGCCGGGGTAGGGAGTGCTGTAACCctgtgtcaaacacacacacacacacacgagcagagCGTTACTGACTCCTGCTGGAGACGGATGGCGTTAACATTTGTCCTGACAGACACTCACTGATGAGTAGCCTTTGCCGAAGCTGCCTCTGTTCTTGGTCCTGATCTTGGTGAGCGCAGACTCGGCGATGTCTGCCCGCTCTTCTGCATCGTCCAGCTCATGAACCGTCTTCCTGTACTTGGTCAGATTCACATTCGCCTGCTCCTCCTGTGCATCAACAACAGCACATCAGAGAAACACATGCTGTTTCCACAAGTTCACACATACCTGTATAATAATCAGACTAGAGGTTATGTGCTTTTGGCGTTCTGTCTGATtttggcccgaacccagagtacccCCCTACAGGTCAGGACAGGAATAGTTGTAAGTGTGGAGAAGGGGAGGTGAAGGGATTCTGGAAAAACTGTCAAGGCACAGAGGTACATTATGTCtgctgtgtatatataaacacctCTTATCTTGTCAGTCGGGTTGATTACTGATTGTGCAGCTCTCCTCTTAATTATCTGAACGTGCTCCACCCggactttgttaataaaacatcatatgATTGACAGCTTGATGAAGTTTCACACTTCAAAATTAAAGCATTCAGTAATGCATTCATTTTCTACagttagtatttattaatttgtgtgtCATATCAGCATCAAAGGCCATAGtcattacaataataaaacacataaaataatacaatatacatttGGAATTTCTTGtactacattttaattattcattatgtGTTGCActattatatcattttttttttttaaatgctattgcTTATTGCTGTGtcatgcttttttaaaatgcattagttATGTTAATTTAGGTTACTTACTATTTTGAAGACATCCAAAATCAAGCTTTGGCAATTcatgattatgattatatatgAAAAGGCGAAATTATGAGTTAagagtcataattatgacaactATTGTGTCTTTTTATGTCATAACTGACTTTGTCACAAAGGTTTTATCATATAAAATGACTCAACTTTGAATTTAGTTCATAGTTATGACTTAATATCCATTTTGATATTTCATcccataattttaatttatatttgactTTGTATGTCATTGAGCTATTTCATAACATatatcataattaagactttttatcTCAATTATAATTGTGTGTATACTTTTTTTACCagtgtcataatttttttattctttttaatcagtatgactttttatttcataaatatgacataatattgagttttaatgtaaattaaatgtagtcaCAATTAAGAATTTTAGCTCATAATGATAAATGTGGATTTTGACatgtaaattatgatttttcatataaatgtcataataatgatttttatctTTCAAATGACTTAGTATAtcattattttgacttttttatttttttataactataactTCTGTCATGGGTCTTTATCTTTTATAGCCTAGCCTTTATTGATTGATTGGACTTGGATCAGTTTGTGACTGCTACACATAATAAAGGTCACACCTCGGACCTTGTGATCTCAAATGGATGCGTTGTATCTCAGTTATCTGCCATTGATCTAGAGTTGTCTGACCatatgccaatttttttttttttttttttttttacatgaatcttCCTGTTGTTAATATCTTCAATTGTCGTACTATGACATAC encodes:
- the LOC113112015 gene encoding uncharacterized protein LOC113112015 → MLVTKQMVAIDFQVRGVKSGTKQLTVAIDFQVRGVKSGTKQLTVAIDFQVRGVKSGTKQLTVAIDFQVRGVKSGTKQLTVAIDFQVRGVKSGTKQLTVAIDFQVWGKKSGTKQLMVPIDFQAWGKKSGTKQLTVAIDFQVRGVKSGTKQLTVAIDFQVRGVKSGTKQLTVAIDFQVRGVKSGTKQLTVAIDFQVRGVKSGTKRLTVAIDFQVWGKKSGTKQLMVHIDFQAWGKKSGTKQLTVAIDFQVRGVKSGTKQLTVAIDFQVRGVKSGTKQLTVAIDFQVRGVKSGTKQLTVAIDFQVRGVKSGTKQLTVAIDFQVWGKKSGTKQLTVAIDFQVRGVKSGTKQLTVAIDFQVRGVKSGTKQLTVAIDFQVRGVKSGTKQLTVAIDFQVRGVKSGTKQLTVAIDFQVWGKKSGTKQLMVPIDFQAWGKKSGTKQLTVAIDFQVRGVKSGTKQLTVAIDFQVRGVKSGTKQLTVAIDFQVRGVKSGTKQLTVAIDFQVRGVKSGTKRLTVAIDFQVWGKKSGTKQLMVHIDFQAWGKKSGTKQLTVAIDFQVRGVKSGTKQLTVAIDFQVRGVKSGTKQLTVAIDFQVRGVKSGTKQLTVAIDFQVRGVKSGTKQLTVAIDLQVWGKKSGTKQLMVPIDFQAWGKKSGTKQLMVAIDFQVCGVKSGTKQLTVAIDFQVCGVKSGTK